From the genome of Frateuria soli:
TGCCTTCCGTGGCGGGCGGCCGGCGATCCAGGCAGCCAGCAAGGCGCCGGCCAGGGTAAACACGAGATCGGACGGACGCACCGCCAGTTGCGCCAGGTCCAGCAGCATGGCCAGGCCGGCGCCGCGCAGCGCGTCGAGCATGCCGATGCCCATGGAGCCGGCGATGCGGGCGGCGGCGGTAAGTACGCCCACGTAGGCCGCGGCCAGCACGGTCGCGCCGGCGGCCAGGATGCCGGCCACGCGTCCGGCCGGTCGCACCCAGCTGCGTATGGCCAGCGCCAGCAGGGCCCCGGCGACCAGCGCCAGCGCGGGCAGCGGGCGTTGCAGCGCCATCGTCGGAAGCATCCATACCGCACCGGCGGCAAGTCCGAGCATGGCCGCGCTGAAGGCGGCGGACAGCAGCGTGATCAGGCGCACGGACGGGGTCCGTGCGGCATTGGAAGGTCGAGCGGCATGCGGTTCCAGTGGATCCAGGCAAACGGACATGATAACCCGTCGCATGGGTGCTGCCGGGCCCGCATGCGACGGCTCGCTTGAGATCGGCCGCGCAGGCCTGATCTTGATCAGCGGGTCGTGCCGCCGGCGCGGCATAATAGAGCGCTTCCGCCGCGCCTGCGCGCGGCCTCGAGTATTGGCAGGATCGGCATGAGTGGTTTCAGTCTTAGCAGCGAACCCTTCACCCTGGAGCGTGACTGCAATGCGGTGATGGTGCCGCAGGGGGAGGGCGTGGTGTTGCCCGCCGGACAGATCGGCTACATCACCCAGGCGCTCGGCGGCAGCTTCACCGTGTACGTGGAAGGCAACCTGTTCCGCATCGCCGGCCAGGATGCCGATGCGCTCGGCAAGGAGCCGCCGCCGCCGATCGCGCTGGCCGCCAATGCCAGCAACGAGGATGTGGAAAAGCTCGTGTGGGAGCAGTTGCGCACGGTGTTCGATCCCGAGATCCCGATCAACGTGGTGGAGCTGGGACTGGTCTACGACGTATCGATCGACGCCGCCGTCGACGGCACGCGCAAGGTCTACGTCAAGCTCACCCTGACTGCGCCCGGCTGCGGCATGGGCGACATCCTGGTGGATGACGTGCGCACCAAGCTGCAACTGATTCCCACCGTCGGCGAGACCGACGTCGACCTGGTGTTCGATCCGCCGTGGAACCACTCGATGATGTCCGACGCGGCGAAGCTCGAGACCGGGATGCTCTGAAAGCCAAGCCTTCGCAAACTGTTTCAAAGCCCGGCGATGCCGGGCTTTTTCGTGCGCGCGCCCGTGCTCCCGGGAAGGCGCGCAAACGCCGCTGTGACAAGGCTTTCGCGCTGTCCTAACAGCGGTCATCACAGTTCGAAAACCTAGGAAAAATTCACCCTTGTCGCCTCGCGTGTTCCTCCCTAATGTCGACGAATCCGTTGGCGGGGAGGTTGACGGATGGTCCTGCAGCGACGCGAGGGGGTTTCTGCGTCGCCCTCGCATGATGAGCCCGCGTACTGCCCTCTCATGGAAGAAAAGGGGGAGAAGCAGCGCGCATCGGGATGCGGCCAGGACCGTTGGCAAACAGTGGCGCCGTGCACGGCACGGCTCAATCACGCATGGGGTCCGACGCGACCGCATCAGGGTTGCTCGTCCCGAATTTCTCTCTTATGGAGTACCTGAAATGCCAAGCAATATCCGTCTGAAGCTCCTGGTTGCCGCGATCGGCATGGCATGCGCCTCGACCGCCCTGGCAGCAAACAGCGAGCACGTGAACGCCCGGAACCTCGGTGCGGTGCCGGCTGGCAGCCTCGCGGCGCGCCTGAACCTCGGCGCGGACATGTCGCTTTCCGCACGCGGTACCGCGCATCTGCCCAACGGCAAGCAGGTGGTGCGCCAGCAGCAGATGTACCGCGGCGTGCCGGTCTACGGCCGCAGCGTCGCGGTGGAGCAGGACGTGCACGGCAACGTGCTGCGCGCCTCCGGCCAGGTGATGAAGTTGCCGGCCAACCTGGCCGCGCCGCTTTCGGTCACGCCCCGTCTCAGTGGCGCCGAGGCCATCGCCAAGCTGCAGGCACACGCGCACACCATGCTGGCGGGCGGCGTGTCGATCAGCAACCGGAAGGCGGACCTGTTCGTCTATCCGCAGGACAACGGCTCGCCGCGCCTGGTCTACCTCACGTCGTACGTCGTCGGTGGCCAGCATCCGAGCCGTCCGACCGCGATCGTCGATGCACACACCGGCGAGGTGATCCAGAGCTGGGACGGCCTGACCGACGCCACCGCCAACGGCCCGGGCGGCAACCAGAAGACCGGCAAGTACTATTACGGCACCGACTACGCGGCGCTGGACGTAACCCAGTCGGGCAGCACCTGCTACCTGCAGAACTCCAACGTGGTGACCTACAACCTCAACCACGGCACCAGCGGCGGCACCCTGGTCAGCTTCACCTGCCCGACCAGCGATACCGACGCGATCAACGGCGCCTATTCGCCGGTCAACGACGCGCACCACTTCGGCGGCGTCGTGCATGACATGTACGTGGCCTACACCGGCGCCCAGCCGCTGAACATGCAGCTGCGCATGAACGTGCATTACAAGAGCAACTACGAGAACGCGTTCTGGGACGGCACCGCGATGTACTTCGGCGACGGCGCCAGCACGTTCTACCCGCTGGTCTCGCTGGACGTGACCAGTCACGAGATCAGCCACGGCTACACCGAGCAGAACTCCGGCCTGCAGTACAGCGGGCAGCCCGGCGGCATGAACGAGGCCTATTCGGACATCGCCGGCGAAGCGGCCGAGTTCTATGACCGCGGCGCGGCCGACTTTCTGGTCGGCGCCGACATCATGAAGAGCGGTACCGCGCTGCGCTTCATGTGCAACCCGACCCAGGACGGCGGCTCGATCGACAACGCGGCCGACTACTACAGCGGCATCGACGTCCACTATTCCTCCGGTGTCTACAACAAGGCGTTCTGCCTGCTCGCCAAGTCCTCCGGCTGGGACGTGAAGAAGGCCTTCCAGGCGTTCGCGCTGGCCAACAAGTCGTACTGGACCGCGACCTCCGACTTCAACAACGGTGCCTGCGGCGTCGAGTCGGCCGCGACCGCCCTGGGCTTCAGCTCGAGCGACGTGGTGGCGGCCTTCACCCAGGTCGGCGTCACCTGCCCGAGTGGCGGCGGCGGCGGTGGCGGCAGCACGGTCGAACTGCAGAACGGCGTGGCCGTGACGGGCGTGTCCGGCTCGTCCGGCCAGGATCATGACTACCTGATCAAGGTGCCCGCTGGCGCCTCCAACCTGGTGATGTCCATCTCCGGTGGCAGCGGCGATGCGGACCTCTACACCAAGTTCGGCTCGGCGCCGACGCTGAGCAGCTACGACTGCCGTCCGTACAAGGCCGGCAACAGCGAGAGCTGCACGGTCTCCTCGCCGCAGGCGGGCACCTATTACATCAAGGTGCACGGCTACTCGTCGTATTCCAGCGTCACGGTGAAGGCGTCCTACACCACGGGCGGCGGCGGTGGCGGCACCAGCGATTCGGTGAACCTGCCGACCGTGACCACGGGCAACTGGTCGAGCACCTATACCGAAACGGTGCAGGCCGGCCACACGGCGACGTTTGCGATCTCCGGCGGTACCGGTGACGCGGACCTGTATGTGCGGGCCGGCTCTGCGCCGACCACCAGCTCCTACAACTGCCGTCCGTACAAGACCGGCAACAACGAGAGCTGCACCTTCACGCCCTCGACGACCACCACCTACTACATCAAGGTGCGTGCGTACCAGACGTTCTCCGGCGTGACGCTGACCGAAACGATGAACTGAGGCAGGCCTCGGGCCGCGCCCGACCCGGCGCGGTCTCCCGGACGTCAGAAAAAAGGAACCCCGGCTGCGGCCGGGGTTCTTTTTTTTTGGCCGATCCGGCGTCGCGGCGCTGCGGCGTGGATGCAGGTCAGCCGTTTTCCTCGAAGCGGTTTTCGGCGCGGTTCTTGCGCACCTTGGCGGGGTCCCACACGCGGCCGTTCATCGTGATGTAGACGCCGTCGGGCAGGGTCTGCACCGCCGCCACGGCGCAGCCGATGTTGAACACCGCATCGGAGCCCTGGAAACGCGCGGGATTCAGTGCGCCGGTCAGCACGATCACCTTGCCCGGGATGGTCGCAAGCTCGCGCGCGGTCTCGACCATGGTGTCGGTGCCGTGGGTGACCAGCACGTGCCGGTGTGGCTGGGCCTCGATGGTCGAGCGGATCAGCGCGCGGTCCTCGTCGCCCATGTGCAGGCTGTCCTTGCGCAGGATCGGGATCACATCGAATTCGAACGCCACGCCGAGCTGGCCGAGGATCTCGCCGATCTGCGGCGCGCCGATCTTGTAGTCCGACTTGTCGTCGAAATAGATCTTGTCGATGGTGCCGCCGGTAGTGACGATGGTCAGGTGCTGCATGGCTTCGACGTCGATGGGGGAAAAGCGCGAGTTTAATGGGTGGTGGCCCCTTGCGCGCGTCCGCCGCGCCATGCCGGGCACGCCCGTATCGATGGCGATCAGAGCAACAGTCGCGTATCGGCCGGATCCGCGGGTGCCAGGCGGTCCAGCCCGTGTGCCACGAAGCGCCGCAACGCCGCCCCGGGACGCATGTCGCACCGTCCGCGGGCGAAGGTCGACTGGCGCGCGAGCAGGGCGGCCGCGGCGCAGCGGGCCAGCGTGAGCGACAGGCCGCGAGCCGCGGCCTCCAGATCGGCGCGGTCGCTCCCGGACGCCTGCAATTGTCGTGAGGCCGCATCGAACGCAGCGTGGATGGGCGCCACTGCCTCGGGCTCATGGCAGCCATCGACCCAGCCGTCGATCGCGGTGCGCAGCGCGCCCAGGCCCTCGCCGAGCGCGCGCAGGCTATCCAGCGCGAGCACGTTGGTGGTGCCTTCCCAGATCGCGTAGACCTGCGCGTCGCGCAGCAGTTGGGGCAGCCCGGTGTCCTCGATGTAGCCGGCGCCGCCGAAGCACTCGAGTGCCTCGGAGCACAGCGCCACCGCCACCTTGCCGGTCCACAGCTTGGCCAGCGGCGTGAGCAGGCGCAGCAGCGCACCCTCATGCGGCGCGGCCTGGCCTTGTTCCACGCGGCCAAGCAGTTGCACGACCTCGAACGCCAGCGCGAAGGCGCCTTCGAACTCGGCGCGCATGTCGGCCAGGGTGCGCGCATGCAGCGGTTGCTCGATCAAGGGGTGGCCAAACGCTTCGCGCCGCGCCGCGTAGTCGCAGGCGAGCGCCAGCGCGCGCGCCATGCTGGCCACCGCGCACACGGCGTTCCAGGTGCGGGTGACGTTGAGCATCGGCGCGACCTGACGCACGCCCTGCGCCAGCTCGCCCAGCGGCCAGGCCGGCAGGCCGTCGAGGTGGATCTCGGCGGTCGGCAGCTCGCGGGTGCCAAGTTTGTCTTTCAGGCGCTCGACCACCAGCTCCGGCTTGCGCGCCGTGCCGTCCATCGTCTCGGCGTAGAACAGGGCCAGCGCGGCGGCACCCTCGCCGGCGCCGTCCGGGCGCGCCAGCGCGAGCGCGGCCTCGCCCACCACGGCCGAACTGAACCACTTGCGTCCGTACAGGCGCCACTGGCCGGCTTCATCCTGCCGCGCGACGGTGCCGGTGCGGCCCACGTCGGATCCGCCGGCGGTCTCGGTCATCCACTGACCACTCAGCCAGAAGGTGGCCGGATCGCGGCTGAGGAAATGCGGCAGCGCGCGGTCGATCAGCACCTGGTTGCCGGACGCCTTCAGCGCTGCGATGGCGCCATCGGTCATCGCCAGCGGGCAGGTGTAGAACTCGCTGGCCAGGTGATAGAGGTAGACGCGGGCGAACTGCTCCAGTCGTGCGTGTTCGTGTGGCTCGTGACCGGCCGCCAGGATCGCGTGGCGGGTGGTCAGGCCGGCGCCTTCCTGCCAGGCGGCGGTCAGTTCGATGCGGTCCACGCGCCGGCCCCATGCATCCCAGCGCGTGAGCACCGGTGTTCGTGGCGTGCTGCGGCGGGCGCGCTCCCAGGCGAATTGTGCGTAGTCGCCCAGGGCGTCGAGGTCGGCCTCGAGCGCCGGCCGCCGGTCCGACGGAATCACGCGGTCCAGCAAGGCCAGCAGCGTGCGGTCGTTGCGGTACGGGTGGACCAGTTGCGGCCCGGTCTGCAGGAAATCCATGGCGCGTTCCTGTTGCGGGATACGCGCGAGTATAGGCGCAGGGTCGTGGGTGGGACGCGAGGCCTTTGGCTTCGGCGCTGCGCATCCGCGCTCACGGTGGAGGGTGTTTTTGGGGGCCGTCGGGTCCAGCCCGCGCCGAGCGCATGCGTGTGGCGTCGCCCCAGGCTGCACGACCGGGTCTCTCAAGGAGCTACCGGCAGGTAGTCGAGGATTCGGGCGAAGCGGTGCGCCAGCGCCCCGCTCACGGGCAAGCGGGTTCAGCCTTGCGGCTTTCTGCGCCTGACCCCCGCCCCCAGCGCCACGATCAGCAACAGGGTCAACCCGATCTCCGCCAATGCCAGCCACTTCTCGGTTGGCGCACTCCACGCCTCGGCCACGCCGTGGCAGAAGTAGAACAGGCTGAGGATGCCCACCCACAACAGCGCGCGGCGCAGGTCCGGCAGTGCGGTGAACGGCAGCAGCAGCGGGACCACGGTGACCGCCAGCACCAGCCACGTCGGCAGGTGCTCCGGGCGGGCGAGCCAGCCGT
Proteins encoded in this window:
- the sufT gene encoding putative Fe-S cluster assembly protein SufT, with amino-acid sequence MSGFSLSSEPFTLERDCNAVMVPQGEGVVLPAGQIGYITQALGGSFTVYVEGNLFRIAGQDADALGKEPPPPIALAANASNEDVEKLVWEQLRTVFDPEIPINVVELGLVYDVSIDAAVDGTRKVYVKLTLTAPGCGMGDILVDDVRTKLQLIPTVGETDVDLVFDPPWNHSMMSDAAKLETGML
- a CDS encoding M4 family metallopeptidase, encoding MPSNIRLKLLVAAIGMACASTALAANSEHVNARNLGAVPAGSLAARLNLGADMSLSARGTAHLPNGKQVVRQQQMYRGVPVYGRSVAVEQDVHGNVLRASGQVMKLPANLAAPLSVTPRLSGAEAIAKLQAHAHTMLAGGVSISNRKADLFVYPQDNGSPRLVYLTSYVVGGQHPSRPTAIVDAHTGEVIQSWDGLTDATANGPGGNQKTGKYYYGTDYAALDVTQSGSTCYLQNSNVVTYNLNHGTSGGTLVSFTCPTSDTDAINGAYSPVNDAHHFGGVVHDMYVAYTGAQPLNMQLRMNVHYKSNYENAFWDGTAMYFGDGASTFYPLVSLDVTSHEISHGYTEQNSGLQYSGQPGGMNEAYSDIAGEAAEFYDRGAADFLVGADIMKSGTALRFMCNPTQDGGSIDNAADYYSGIDVHYSSGVYNKAFCLLAKSSGWDVKKAFQAFALANKSYWTATSDFNNGACGVESAATALGFSSSDVVAAFTQVGVTCPSGGGGGGGSTVELQNGVAVTGVSGSSGQDHDYLIKVPAGASNLVMSISGGSGDADLYTKFGSAPTLSSYDCRPYKAGNSESCTVSSPQAGTYYIKVHGYSSYSSVTVKASYTTGGGGGGTSDSVNLPTVTTGNWSSTYTETVQAGHTATFAISGGTGDADLYVRAGSAPTTSSYNCRPYKTGNNESCTFTPSTTTTYYIKVRAYQTFSGVTLTETMN
- a CDS encoding asparaginase domain-containing protein, whose amino-acid sequence is MQHLTIVTTGGTIDKIYFDDKSDYKIGAPQIGEILGQLGVAFEFDVIPILRKDSLHMGDEDRALIRSTIEAQPHRHVLVTHGTDTMVETARELATIPGKVIVLTGALNPARFQGSDAVFNIGCAVAAVQTLPDGVYITMNGRVWDPAKVRKNRAENRFEENG
- a CDS encoding acyl-CoA dehydrogenase family protein, translated to MDFLQTGPQLVHPYRNDRTLLALLDRVIPSDRRPALEADLDALGDYAQFAWERARRSTPRTPVLTRWDAWGRRVDRIELTAAWQEGAGLTTRHAILAAGHEPHEHARLEQFARVYLYHLASEFYTCPLAMTDGAIAALKASGNQVLIDRALPHFLSRDPATFWLSGQWMTETAGGSDVGRTGTVARQDEAGQWRLYGRKWFSSAVVGEAALALARPDGAGEGAAALALFYAETMDGTARKPELVVERLKDKLGTRELPTAEIHLDGLPAWPLGELAQGVRQVAPMLNVTRTWNAVCAVASMARALALACDYAARREAFGHPLIEQPLHARTLADMRAEFEGAFALAFEVVQLLGRVEQGQAAPHEGALLRLLTPLAKLWTGKVAVALCSEALECFGGAGYIEDTGLPQLLRDAQVYAIWEGTTNVLALDSLRALGEGLGALRTAIDGWVDGCHEPEAVAPIHAAFDAASRQLQASGSDRADLEAAARGLSLTLARCAAAALLARQSTFARGRCDMRPGAALRRFVAHGLDRLAPADPADTRLLL
- a CDS encoding DUF2069 domain-containing protein, with protein sequence MPHCIGRAAWFALIVLQLAWHGWLARPEHLPTWLVLAVTVVPLLLPFTALPDLRRALLWVGILSLFYFCHGVAEAWSAPTEKWLALAEIGLTLLLIVALGAGVRRRKPQG